In one Balaenoptera ricei isolate mBalRic1 chromosome 20, mBalRic1.hap2, whole genome shotgun sequence genomic region, the following are encoded:
- the LOC132355099 gene encoding coiled-coil domain-containing protein 200-like isoform X2, giving the protein MALDRRRWLMARQQQQQEQELKKLQEEERQSEKKPQPSRESPQESQPPPAPSQSPPAQPQPQPQPPQVPERPPPPPPPPQPQPKPQNAQDPLTQRTSRYILQDCQRPGPHKDRFQGGVMNPQGPVNELHPAVVIQRQTPPPRQDPTGHQQTSDEQPHLLTSQQHLHFKSQPLLIHSGGGG; this is encoded by the exons ATGGCTTTGGACCGGAGGAGGTGGCTGATGgcccggcagcagcagcagcaagagcAG GAACTGAAGAAACTCCAAGAAGAGGAACGGCaatctgaaaaaaaaccccagccaTCTCGGGAGTCGCCGCAGGAGTCGCAGCCACCGCCGGCGCCATCACAGTCGCCACCCGcgcagccgcagccgcagccgcagccTCCGCAGGTACCCgagcggccgccgccgccgccgccgccgcctcagcCTCAGCCAAAGCCACAAAATGCCCAAGACCCTCTTACTCAGCGCACCTCCCggtacattctccaggattgccAAAGGCCAGGCCCCCACAAGGACCGATTCCAAGGAGGGGTGATGAACCCTCAAGGTCCAG tCAACGAATTACATCCAGCAGTGGTGATTCAGAGACAGACCCCGCCCCCCCGCCAAGACCCCACTGGCCATCAGCAAACATCAGATGAGCAGCCCCACCTTCTTACCTCCCAGCAACATCTCCACTTCAAAAGCCAACCCCTCCTGATCCACTCTGGCGGGGGAGGCTAG
- the LOC132355099 gene encoding coiled-coil domain-containing protein 200-like isoform X1 — protein sequence MGSAYHWEARRRQMALDRRRWLMARQQQQQEQELKKLQEEERQSEKKPQPSRESPQESQPPPAPSQSPPAQPQPQPQPPQVPERPPPPPPPPQPQPKPQNAQDPLTQRTSRYILQDCQRPGPHKDRFQGGVMNPQGPVNELHPAVVIQRQTPPPRQDPTGHQQTSDEQPHLLTSQQHLHFKSQPLLIHSGGGG from the exons ATGGGCAGTGCGTACCACTGGGAGGCCCGTCGCCGGCAGATGGCTTTGGACCGGAGGAGGTGGCTGATGgcccggcagcagcagcagcaagagcAG GAACTGAAGAAACTCCAAGAAGAGGAACGGCaatctgaaaaaaaaccccagccaTCTCGGGAGTCGCCGCAGGAGTCGCAGCCACCGCCGGCGCCATCACAGTCGCCACCCGcgcagccgcagccgcagccgcagccTCCGCAGGTACCCgagcggccgccgccgccgccgccgccgcctcagcCTCAGCCAAAGCCACAAAATGCCCAAGACCCTCTTACTCAGCGCACCTCCCggtacattctccaggattgccAAAGGCCAGGCCCCCACAAGGACCGATTCCAAGGAGGGGTGATGAACCCTCAAGGTCCAG tCAACGAATTACATCCAGCAGTGGTGATTCAGAGACAGACCCCGCCCCCCCGCCAAGACCCCACTGGCCATCAGCAAACATCAGATGAGCAGCCCCACCTTCTTACCTCCCAGCAACATCTCCACTTCAAAAGCCAACCCCTCCTGATCCACTCTGGCGGGGGAGGCTAG